The following are encoded together in the Cicer arietinum cultivar CDC Frontier isolate Library 1 chromosome 2, Cicar.CDCFrontier_v2.0, whole genome shotgun sequence genome:
- the LOC101492814 gene encoding glutamyl-tRNA(Gln) amidotransferase subunit B, chloroplastic/mitochondrial, whose amino-acid sequence MSYTSFRTFQLHSFLLKRRNGFFYSTTTKATTQSQTQTKLSASTQSKKLDKIPKDYEPVIGIETHVQLSTLTKAFCNCPYNYGSFPNTSICPVCMGLPGALPVLNSKVIEFAVKLGLALNCKLAFNSKFDRKQYFYPDLPKGYQISQFDVPIADSGYLDVDIPLEFGGGHKRFGITRVHMEEDAGKLLHTETGNYSQVDLNRAGVPLLEIVSEPDMRNGIEAAEYAAELQRLVRYLGVSNGNMQEGSLRCDVNVSVRPIGQSKFGTKVEIKNLNSFASMSRAIDFEISRQVLLHSQGQEDQIVQETRLWEEGTQRTITMRKKEGLADYRYFPEPDLPSVILCQEYVDGIQNSLPELPEEKRRRYEKMGLGMQDVLFLANDKNIAEFFDATLAKGADAKLVANWIMSDIAAFMKNEKLTINDIKLTPEELSELIASIKGGIISGKIGKEILFELLAKGGSVKEIIEKKDLVQIADPVEIEKMVDKVIAENPKQVEQFRGGKTKLQGFFAGQVMKVSKGKANPGLLNKILLEKLNSKS is encoded by the exons ATGTCTTACACAAGTTTCAGAACCTTCCAACTTCACTCTTTTCTACTCAAACGAAGAAATGGGTTTTTTTATTCCACAACAACCAAAGCCACAACACAATCCCAAACACAAACCAAACTTTCAGCAAGTACCCAATCCAAAAAACTTGATAAAATCCCAAAAGACTACGAACCTGTGATTGGTATTGAAACACATGTTCAGCTTTCTACACTCACCAAAGCCTTTTGTAATTGTCCTTACAATTATGGGTCTTTTCCTAATACTAGCATATGTCCAGTTTGTATGGGTTTGCCTGGTGCTTTACCTGTTTTGAACTCTAAGGTTATTGAGTTTGCTGTTAAATTGGGACTTGCTCTTAATTGCAAATTGGCTTTTAATTCTAAGTTTGATaggaaacaatatttttatccTGATCTTCCAAAAGGGTATCAGATTTCTCAGTTTGATGTGCCAATTGCGGATTCTGGTTATCTTGATGTGGATATTCCTTTGGAGTTTGGTGGAGGGCATAAGAGGTTTGGCATTACAAGGGTTCACATGGAAGAAGATGCAGGGAAGCTCTTACATACTGAAACTGGAAATTACTCTCAG GTTGATCTAAACAGGGCAGGGGTTCCTTTGCTAGAAATAGTTTCTGAGCCTGACATGAGAAATGGTATTGAAGCAGCAGAGTATGCAGCAGAATTACAGAGGTTGGTTAGGTATTTGGGAGTGAGCAATGGCAATATGCAAGAAGGTTCCCTTCGTTGCGATGTAAACGTATCAGTACGTCCCATTGGGCAGTCAAAGTTTGGGACAAAG gttgaaataaaaaatttgaactcATTTGCATCAATGAGCAGAGctattgattttgaaatttcaagGCAGGTGTTACTTCATAGTCAAGGTCAAGAAGATCAGATAGTACAGGAAACTCGACTCTGGGAAGAAGGCACTCAG AGAACAATTACAATGAGAAAAAAGGAAGGGCTCGCTGATTATCGATATTTTCCAGAACCAGACCTTCCATCAGTAATCCTTTGTCAGGAATATGTAGATGGTATTCAAAATTCTTTACCAGAGCTTCCTGAAGAAAAACGTAGACGATACGAAAAGATGGGATTAGGCATGCAAGATGTTCTTTTCCTAGCTAATGATAAAAAT ATTGCAGAATTTTTTGATGCTACTCTTGCAAAGGGTGCTGATGCAAAGTTGGTTGCCAACTGGATAATGAGTGATATTGCTGCCTtcatgaaaaatgaaaagttgaCCATAAATGACATAAAGCTTACACCTGAGGAGTTGTCTGAGTTGATAGCTTCCATTAAGGGTGGAATCATCAGCGGCAAGATTGGGAAGGAG ATACTATTTGAGCTGTTAGCCAAGGGTGGAAGTGTCAAGGAAATCATAGAAAAAAAGGACTTGGTACAG ATAGCAGATCctgttgaaattgaaaaaatggTGGACAAAGTGATTGCAGAGAATCCAAAACAGGTCGAGCAATTTCGAGGAGGCAAAACTAAACTACAAGGTTTTTTTGCTGGCCAG GTAATGAAGGTATCCAAAGGCAAGGCAAATCCGGGTCTCCTTAACAAGATTCTCTTGGAGAAATTGAATTCTAAAAGTTAA